AATTCAAACCAATTGTCAAGGGGGGACTCCATCTGACTTGGATGGTGATCAGAGTACGTCTCATTTTTTCATCAAGAACAAGGAAAGCAAACTCAGAAGTtttagggcacgtttggtactGTAACAGTAATTACATAGGAATAGGTATTACAAGAAATACAAGACGTTGTAATGTAatgtttattactattcatttgtttggtgacaacataataataaaaccttGATGACAATGAAATGAAAGcacatttgaaagagagagtagttattttttatgatttttaattttcaaaattgttatgtgcatatggaaagtttgtttatttgaaaatatattaattttcaaaattaatacaCCTACAAAGGAATATGTATTACATCTATTTTAGAGATCAATAGTCATTCCTcatttaaagaatagctatttataaggaatgactataGCTAAATCtggtaataaaaatataaccaaactattgaatagctacactaagagcaaccacatcagtccatgtattttacacatccatttttacactaaaaacctactttttctattttacacattcactcttacaaaacacccacatcaattcatttattttatcacctcctttatttaaataatcaattttttcaaattttttattatttcctcaaCCGACCACATTATTATACGCGCGTTCTCATTTTTTCTATACAGCTCACTCTTTCTTTTCTgataaagctctctctctctctctctgggaaCCCATTTTCGGTTCTCATTTTTCCATTTTCGgttctcattttttcttttctgataaagctctctctctctctctgggaaCCCATTTTCGgttctcattttttcttttctgatgaagctctctctctctctgtggaaACCCATTTTCGATTCTCATTTTTTCTGAtgaagttctctctctctctctctctctgatacAGCTCTCTACACCCATAACCCATCTCTTACCCAAATTTGAATCAACTCTCCCTCTCGATCTATACCGATCCACAGCTCCGTTCCACAGCTCCCGATCTCCCTAGCTCCAATCCATAGCtccgatccacagctccgattaggcaagcaccgatctccctagctccgatccacagctccgatcagGCAAGCACCGATCTCCCTAGCTCCGATCCACAAGCATCGATCAGTTATTGTATCTTCCTAGCTCCGATCAGGCAAGACCCATACCCACGAGCTCCGATCAAGCGAGACCCACAAGCTCCGATCATTCCAGTCAAGTGTATCTCTGTGTATctctgtgttttctttttttcttttcttttttttcacttttgagcAAGTGTACCTCTATGTCGATTTGTCTGTGGATgtgtttgggttaattttcagttgattttgggttttctgttgattttgggttaattttcagtTGAGTTTGGTTAATACTCTGTGCTAGATTTCGATGTTTGGTGGTGGCGctgggtttggtggttgggtGGTTATTCTGGCGCGCTGGGTTGTTGTCTTGGTTGGGGAAGAGAAGTCGTTTGACAGGGGAGagaaaataatgttaaaaaattgtttacacggtgaacagtaaccgtgtatatatgcACAGTTACTGTTCATTTTGTAAGTCGTCGTGTATATATAGACATTTTTACATGAACTGATGTGGAAGAATTTTGGGGTAAAATGTGTAAATTAgagcactttttgtattttagatgAGTATCCACGAGCTGGTGTGGATGCTCtaaaggaataactattacattacaatgcctattacagtctactaAACATACCCTTCGCCATGGCTTCCAATTGGAGAGGTTTTTGGGTAGATCCATCTCTGAAAATCACCATGTTTCATTCAAATCAATTACGCTTTTGGGGGGATCCAACTCTAAGAGGTTTTTGGGTAGATCCATCTCTGAAAATCACCATGTTTCATTCAAATCAATTACGCTTTTGGGGGGATCCAACTCTAAGGTGCGGTTTGGATAGAGATTATTGCGTCTACATTTTGGGAGGGATGcatttcagctttttttttttttttttttcctctgcaCGCGTTTCAACTGGGAATAGAAGTTACTATTCACACTGTACGGTTACTGTTGAGCACTGTTTAGCACTGTTCACgggttaaaaaatattaaaaatgggtctcacggtactatttacgcatttaaaaattattttgctacagtattttcagttttcagtttcagcaaaaataagttgtatccaaacgaacCCTAAAAATCACCATGTTTAATTCAAATCAATTACACTTAAAACTTGTCACAACTCATAAGTCATGAACATCAACAAGAAATAAGCCACATaattttcctctttcctttcCTCATACTTCTTTCCCTCATTCTCTACTACCTCGAATCAATCAAATTACCACCCTAAGAACTCAAGAATGCAAATTATTCATTAcatctatataatatttaaaaactaaaacgaaatatttattattgctagTCACATTATAATAGGATTTTGGTTCATTTCAATTTACTTCAGTCCATTTCAATTGTAAAATCTATtagtaaataattaaatgaattaatttaattattttgttcaaatctaTTAGTACATCAAGTCatttaagcttttttttaaaattaatattaatcaaacaataagattttttaaataatgaatgTTATGAatcatttgaaaaattttaattataaaaataatttaaacgaTATCATTTACtaactaaaaaatttacaaagtgCCATGATTCGTCAACTCATTTATGATTTGTATTTTCCCCGGACGCATGTTTAGCTCTTTGAGGTGTTGCACCATGCAATAAGGTCTAATCACGTTGGAGCAACTGGGTCAAGATTTCAATATGGGGTTAagtctgatttttattttattttcggGATAGCGAGCGAGATATTTTTGGATTATTGCAAGTTTCTGCAACAAGATATAAATTTCACAACTACTAAATTGACATGGATTGGTGTATCGTGTGAAATGGTGTAACTAATATTGTACCAATAGGTGTTTAGCATATTTTGCTTTCATATTTTATTCCCACCAGACATTCCAAACAGCAAGCAATTAGCTGTCTCCACTACAgagaatgaaattttaaaacaaagttaAAGAATGAGAGGATTGAACAAAAGACTAGTTCATCAATTGATCATTAGATAGCTCATTGTCTCCTACAAACCCATTTTAACAGGAGAATAAACGTTAGAAAAACTACCTTGATTAGAGCTAAAACTAAACAGCTTTAGTGGAGCAAGTTACATCTAGTGTTTCTATAGACAACATGAGCATGGAGGTCCACAAAAAACTCATGACAAAATGGAAAACAGAACATGCCAAGACCCTTTTACCTGCAACCAACAGAAGTTTGATAAATATATCAATTGAACAGAATAAATTAATACGAGTGGAAGACTCCAGAGTATAAGCTCAAAATGATACTAAAATATTAGGAATAATGTCATACTTATCTACCACATTTTAGAGGCACACAAGAAAATAGgccttttaattttatttcctcTTTAGACTAGACATATATTTATATCACTTGTGGAGCCAGTATTAACATGAATTGCAATCAAAAAGTTTAATACAATTGGTGGGAAAAGGTTGCATATTGATATATAGTCGAGCCAACAAAATTTGAATAGTCTCTTTAGAGAACATTGAACATAAGTGGATATGGCATACTGCCCATGCCCTTGTGTGGGAACACTGCTATTGCATGCATATGCAAATAGATGTGTCATATATCAGCAATCACATTTCTACATCTGATGTTGCAATCATATGAGATCATGTCATATGAAGTTACACGATGGCTTTATAATTCCCAATCCATACATACAGTGCctgtaacaatttttttcctccattcACTTAAGACAAgacaaaagaaaaccaaaactttTGCATAGGTTTTAATATATGTTTCCATGAGTAACAAAAAGGAATATCAGAGAACTATAAGGATTAAGGAAAGTGCCTTTCATATAAacttttatgtaaaaaaatttaggctACTCACTCCCTTTGATCTGATACTAAGAGAATCAAGATAGGTAGTTTAATGGTTAAAAAACAGGTTAAAGCTGCCAAACTCAAATGCCAGTGGCAATGGCAATTGGTTTGGAAGTAATCATATGTCTGGTTCATGAATAAGTACAAAGACAACTAAAATCCATTGATTTACagcatcataaaaaaaataaaaaataaaaaatgaatagacCTTTCTTGGTCCCATTGGACACAAGGTATGAACTCCCAGCCATAAGGTCTAACATTGTGCAATTACAATTTAGCCAACATCCAAAATAGATGTTGTCATTATTTCATTGGAAGTATTATAGCTAATAATGAGAAAGCAGATGTATACAAAATTCTAACATATTTATGGATTATACTAAAACTCAGGGGACCAACAATGAGTATAATCCAATATCTAGAGCTATCATTTCAAAAAAGGTTACCTGTATTAATTCAATTGGCTCCATTATTTCCCTCCTCAGAACCATTCACCCTGATGATGTAAACCTAGAAAGAAAATATGAGTACATTTAGTACATATACATATAAGAGgacataaaatgtaaaaattccCCTCGATGACAGGGAGTAGCAGAAAGGAAAAGCCCTACAAGTTTATTGAAAAGGGATAACTTACATAGGTTACAGATACACATTAGtttgtataaaagaaaaaggaatgataGTATCATACATAACAATCTATATAGCATGCATATATACATGCGCATGCACCATTCCCATCAAGAGAATTTGGAAGACCATAAAAAAATGTTAGCATAGCCTAATTCGAACATGAAACTtcacaaaaacaataatttgaTGATTGAGAGGAATAACAAGAAGAACAAGGTGCTTAGTTAAATGCCGTTGATAAATGATCAATCACCTTAAATGTTGTTCGCCCAATTAATTGAAATACTACTGCATCCCCATGTACCAAATGATGAGCAACAGCAAACCCTTTCCATCCACCACTCAGTCCTCTTTTACGGGCTAGATATATTGTTGGATACTCATCACCATCCTCATCTATCAAAGTCATAACATCATCACGACTTGGAAGGTTCAGCTTGCAGAAATCGACTGGAAGACCCTGTTATCAAATTTTACCAGAATCATTATGACTGTTACTCCAAATTACAGGTATAGTATGGATCAAGGATGGCatatttatcattatatatatagttccaAGTCTTCTACGTTCTCAGAACAGATGGTAACTAGTCCATCTTCATTACTGAAACATGCAGGTGCCCCCAATCCAAGTGAGGGTAATCTGCCACATTATTCAAATCTAACGCAACCATATGTCAACTTTCACCCTCTAGTCCCTATTTAGTGGATTTCTACTCTGGCAGAACTATttatacaatcaaattttgctTTGGTATGTGATTTTACTTACAGGCTAAATCACATAACTTAGTGCTTTCTAAGCCACTGTAAATTAATACAgaacaacaaccaagcctttagttccaaaattttggggaaCTATAATCCTCAACAGAATAATCATGGTAGCCACATATATTCTTTTACACCACTCTATTTTATCCGAAGTCATACACGTAAGAAGTGTCATTTTTACtacttctactaatgttatttaTATACTGGTAACCCCCATCAATACATatcagagaaaaagaaaagcctGAGTTCCAACATCTTAGTTAGATAACACACTAATGTACTTTGAGAAGTTGTTAAATAAGTTAAGCAGAAAAACCAATTCTCTTACCAGCCAAAATCCACCAGCGACATGGGATGGCTGCATTGACTTTGTCAATATTGGATAACCAGGTGGTAGACCCGATACTAATTTTTCCGCTTTCTCATCAGCTTCTGCTATGGCTTCAGGCG
This DNA window, taken from Quercus robur chromosome 2, dhQueRobu3.1, whole genome shotgun sequence, encodes the following:
- the LOC126711121 gene encoding B3 domain-containing protein At5g42700 isoform X3 — its product is MVAAKQSYEDSRRKRVEENKKRMEALNLPLLSQALKTSPKPSPTKQAKPRVVQKQLVVVRRSTRFANKPAPIYKEVAVDRVAIPRRILGRQRNLSNLVLASPEAIAEADEKAEKLVSGLPPGYPILTKSMQPSHVAGGFWLGLPVDFCKLNLPSRDDVMTLIDEDGDEYPTIYLARKRGLSGGWKGFAVAHHLVHGDAVVFQLIGRTTFKVYIIRVNGSEEGNNGAN
- the LOC126711121 gene encoding B3 domain-containing protein At5g42700 isoform X1 gives rise to the protein MLVAKQSYEESHGNRVEVNKKRMEALNLRLLSQALKTSSSPKPSPTKQAKPRVVQKQLVVVRRSTRFANKPAPIYKEVAVDRVAIPRRILGRQRNLSNLVLASPEAIAEADEKAEKLVSGLPPGYPILTKSMQPSHVAGGFWLGLPVDFCKLNLPSRDDVMTLIDEDGDEYPTIYLARKRGLSGGWKGFAVAHHLVHGDAVVFQLIGRTTFKVYIIRVNGSEEGNNGAN